CGATTCGGGGTCTTGCGAGGTCACCCGTTGCGAACCGCGGACGTCTGCGAGCTGCTGAAGTATGGCATCTGCCGTGGCTCCAAGGTCACGAAAGGCTGCTCCTGCCGGGTCGTCGCTCTCGGCGAGCGCAAGGAGGAGATGGTCGACGGAGACGTACTCGTCGTGCATTTCCGATCGGTGCCGATCCGCGGCCTGGAGGACGCGAAGCAGCGACTGAGACATCGAAAGCTCGCCTCCGTACACTTTCGGAAGCGTGTCGAGATGTTGCTGCAGGGCCGCGCGCAACGCAGGAGGCTGCACGCCGAGTCCGGTGAGAATCGGGTAGACGATCCCGTCGGCCTGGGCGAGGAGTCCCAACGCGAGGTGGGAAGGTTCCACCGACTGGTGGTGTGCGGTCTTGGCGAGTTCCTGGGCGTCGACGAGCGCCTGTTGTGCCTTGTGCGTGAAACGGTCGAATTCCATGGGCTATCTCCGGTATGGTTCTCCAGGGGGAACCGTAGAAGGACTACTGCAATTCCAGAAAATCTGAGTCTCAGTATATCAAGTTTGGAGGAGAGGGTGGAGCCAAAAGCGCCGCGAGTGTCGGAGTTGTCGTTGGTCATGCAACCTCCGGACGCGAATTCGAACGGTTTCGTACATGGGGGCTCGATCATGAAGCTGGTCGACACGATCGCCGGGGTGGCGGCGATTCGCCATGCCCAGTCACGAGTGGTGACGGCGCAAGTGGACTCCCTGTCGTTTCTCGCTCCGGTACACATCGGGGATGTCGTGACGTTCGAGGCCGTTGTGACCCAGGCGTGGCATACCTCGATGGAGGTCAAGGTCGTCGTACATCGCGAGGATGCACTCCGTGGGGAGCGGACCTTGACGACGACTGCGTATCTGACCATGGTCGCCGTGGACCAGGATGGGCATCCGGTCGAGATTCCTTCGCTCGAGCCGTCGACCGACCGAGAACGGGAACGGCAGGCCGCAGCGGAAGTGCGCAGGGAGGAACGCATCCATCTGCGGGAGCGACTCGGGACGTAGAGTCAGGCGTCGAGCAGGGAGATACGGCGGTTGAGTGCGTCCAGGACGGCCCGCACGGTGGCAAGAGAAGGGTCGTCGTCACGGATGAGGGCGCTGCCGACGAATCGTTCGCTGAGGTTCGTGATGTCCACTTGTGCCAGAGCGATGCGGACATCGCCGAGTTCCTGGGTGGCCACTGCACTGAGATCCATGGTGATCGCGTCGTGAGCGACCTTCTCGATGGCGTGAAGGGTCGCCTCACCCACGAGCCTGGGTCGAGCGGCATCGGCGGTCGCGCCAACGGCCTGACCAGAGAACTCTTCGTCTTCCCACGACAGTGTCACGG
This region of Actinomycetota bacterium genomic DNA includes:
- a CDS encoding acyl-CoA thioesterase; this translates as MQPPDANSNGFVHGGSIMKLVDTIAGVAAIRHAQSRVVTAQVDSLSFLAPVHIGDVVTFEAVVTQAWHTSMEVKVVVHREDALRGERTLTTTAYLTMVAVDQDGHPVEIPSLEPSTDRERERQAAAEVRREERIHLRERLGT